In a single window of the Perca flavescens isolate YP-PL-M2 chromosome 18, PFLA_1.0, whole genome shotgun sequence genome:
- the LOC114573705 gene encoding heparan sulfate glucosamine 3-O-sulfotransferase 5, which translates to MLFKQQALLRQKLFVLGSLAIGSVLYLVARVGTLDRLQPICPIESRVPPPEPEQIPLRTLQFKRGLLHELRKGNATKEQIRLHNLVQQLPRAIIIGVRKGGTRALLEMLNLHPAVVKASQEIHFFDNDQNYARGIDWYREKMPFSFPHQITIEKSPAYFITEEVPERIFKMNSSIKLLIIVREPTTRAVSDYTQVLEGKERKNKTYHKFEKLAIDSNTCEVNTKYKAVRTSIYTKHLERWLKYFPVEQFHIVDGDRLIADPLPELQLVERFLNLPSRISQYNLYFNATRGFYCLRFNIVFNKCLAGSKGRIHPDVDPLVVTKLQRFFHPFNQKFYQITGRTFNWP; encoded by the exons ATGCTATTCAAACAGCAGGCATTGCTGAGACAGAAGCTCTTCGTTCTGGGCAGCCTTGCTATCGGAAGTGTCCTCTATCTCGTGGCCAGGGTTGGGACCTTGGATAG GCTACAGCCCATTTGCCCCATTGAGAGCAGAGTGCCCCCTCCTGAGCCAGAGCAAATTCCTCTCCGCACCCTGCAGTTTAAGCGTGGCCTGCTCCATGAACTACGCAAGGGCAATGCCACGAAGGAGCAAATACGCCTGCACAACCTGGTCCAGCAGCTGCCCCGGGCCATCATCATTGGGGTGCGCAAGGGGGGCACCCGCGCCCTGCTGGAGATGCTCAACCTGCACCCTGCCGTGGTCAAGGCCTCGCAGGAGATCCACTTCTTTGATAATGACCAAAACTACGCCCGGGGCATCGACTGGTACAGGGAGAAAATGCCCTTCTCCTTCCCTCATCAGATCACCATTGAGAAGAGCCCTGCCTACTTCATCACAGAGGAGGTCCCTGAACGCATCTTCAAGATGAACTCCTCCATCAAGCTGCTGATCATCGTGCGTGAGCCCACCACCCGAGCCGTGTCCGACTACACGCAAGTGCTGGAGGGCAAGGAGCGCAAAAACAAGACCTACCACAAGTTTGAGAAGCTGGCCATTGACTCCAACACCTGTGAGGTGAACACAAAGTACAAAGCGGTGCGGACCAGCATCTACACCAAACACTTGGAGCGCTGGCTGAAGTACTTTCCCGTGGAGCAGTTCCACATCGTGGACGGGGACCGCCTCATCGCCGACCCGCTGCCGGAGCTACAGCTCGTCGAGCGCTTCCTCAACCTTCCCTCGAGAATCAGCCAGTACAACCTGTACTTCAACGCCACCAGGGGATTTTACTGTCTGCGATTTAACATTGTCTTCAACAAGTGCCTGGCAGGCAGCAAGGGCCGCATCCATCCTGACGTGGACCCGTTGGTGGTGACTAAATTGCAGAGGTTCTTTCACCCCTTCAATCAGAAGTTTTACCAGATCACAGGCAGGACATTCAACTGGCCATGA